A region of Sugiyamaella lignohabitans strain CBS 10342 chromosome A, complete sequence DNA encodes the following proteins:
- the SET1 gene encoding histone methyltransferase SET1, whose product MNGHSKSSMAVFFPDRVVRDRERDRERDRHGYDRAGSSNRDGINRSHEDRLNGESVSDYDRHGSRSRDIDSRDTRSSRDSRDSGWHHHSSSSRNSASERDYRRDHDLDYRTEYSSSRRGYDEISERERSSDWGRSSDRTRDRDYRSSDRYPSHQSREHGSRHERDGERDRDRDRDRERDRDRDRDRDRERDRERERDRGRDRERDGDRDRERDRDRHRARDKDSSPFSTRSYDSHPDSAHSHHRDYRGRDRDYDRGWDRDNSRTHSRVQSPHGHSNNSHSTRSTSATPSKAVKSSIVSKSTVPSSSISSTSIPSNDSSTKRHSENGSVEVNGKMHEEHKVEKAYSTYLASSSGSSSVSSTTTSIVSSSPATSPDTVISVSPLQGDKPGITSINDTTSTVATERPPPPPKSPPVSNLNGPSRQPPPPPPPSIAGMKGASHSLPPQPATGAPGLTLNSVREHTPQPLPACLIPKEKDPQAVFSKRKEFRIVYDPELSKDKSKGKQPIYKYRSKDESDEKERKPVNDPRKREKYHKYASVGKRSPFNSLPVPRFIYDENWLGKPPATRILVSGLSTLTSKSSVAAEFKIFGEIESCELILNPDTAASLGLCHLRFKGSLDKAHKIAERAISESKKTKIDFRQIKVDFDDNGSKAQEIVDKVIAEQRKKADEAAKQAAKAAAIAAKEAQAAKAKLKLQKPSSRVSTPQPASTASSSTPTAPPALVAGAPLSSFPLIKPAIMKIIDRRPYIMICHEFLPTDDVYPSDIKRVLRNYDWVRVLCDDNGFYIIFENAKEARLCHNEMDGKKLFEFKLAMDLYLEGFAPRVKGASALSSFRSDKGWSKKAAEKKPRDPIKDATERVIKDLRDLLWKDVKERIVAPKIFESLDPSRFGHIKREVAAKPTPNSVAPSFTNGAAADSNEAFSVVERISFNKLPTLPRFKKKTVAVGDDSAKVAMKKFRKDARPMNHRLNFDESDDEKDSEVSTRKPSPIAESITPSVEPEPVPKKKKSKLIKKRDFDFESSGEDDETGNEQTFAVKLLDETIPPPEKKVKVSRKKAVKAIPSPVKKKGRPKKADEEELVDEDTGTKPAEELVAEYEEKTMDQGISDSEINIPHIVDAKSGVDWSPTETPGPLTVCGKEDLTEEVELPEFKSFIKDDEDYGLLQEVLRDTEPDPSIGNAQYWAWKNLQIKKIEYESRQKLDTVSGTPPDMLVGKWDANSNDSRRSIGYYEIPETDKFEYLEHRRKISKPIDTLQRYDRDTSLAGAGGSSRMNRVNNRRLAADITIQKQMLSSETDILNFNQLKKRKKPVKFARSAIHNWGLYAVEPIAANEMIIEYVGEVIRQQLADLRERNYIQSGIGSSYLFRIDETTVVDATKKGGIARVSRLFSSNFSHWNLY is encoded by the coding sequence ATGAACGGCCATAGCAAGTCATCTATGGCGGTGTTTTTCCCTGATCGCGTGGTGCGGGACCGAGAACGGGACCGAGAGCGTGACCGCCATGGTTACGACCGGGCGGGCAGCTCTAATCGCGATGGAATAAACCGTAGCCATGAAGATAGGCTGAATGGTGAGTCTGTGTCCGATTATGATAGACATGGATCCCGTTCGAGAGATATAGACAGTCGTGACACACGTTCGAGCAGAGATAGCAGAGATAGTGGATGGCACCACCATAGTTCTAGTAGTAGAAACTCAGCAAGTGAGCGAGATTATAGACGAGATCATGATCTTGACTACAGAACTGAATACAGTAGTAGTCGAAGAGGATATGATGAGATCAGTGAACGAGAGAGATCAAGTGACTGGGGTCGCAGCAGCGACCGAACCCGAGATCGCGATTACAGAAGTAGTGACAGATATCCTAGCCACCAATCTCGTGAACATGGATCAAGGCATGAAAGAGATGGAGAAAGAGACAGAGACCGGGACCGGGACAGAGAGAGGGATAGGGACAGAGACAGGGACAGAGATAGGGAGAGAGACAGGGAGAGAGAAAGAGATAGAGGTAGAGACAGAGAGAGAGACGGGGACAGAGACAGAGAGAGAGACAGAGATAGACACAGAGCGAGGGACAAAGACTCATCGCCTTTTTCAACTCGAAGCTATGACTCTCACCCTGATTCAGCGCATTCTCATCATAGGGATTACCGAGGTCGGGACAGAGACTATGATCGGGGTTGGGATCGTGACAACAGTCGTACACATAGTCGGGTTCAGAGTCCGCATGGTCACAGCAACAATTCTCACTCGACTAGATCAACTTCTGCTACTCCTAGCAAAGCTGTAAAAAGTTCAATCGTATCGAAATCAACTGTCCCCTCTTCTAGCATCTCTAGCACTAGCATACCAAGTAATGATTCATCAACAAAACGGCATTCAGAAAATGGCTCTGTTGAAGTAAATGGCAAGATGCATGAAGAGCACAAAGTCGAAAAAGCATACAGTACATATttagcatcatcatccGGTTCTTCTAGCGTGTCATCTACAACAACTAGCATTGTATCATCTTCACCTGCTACCAGTCCTGACACGGTCATTAGTGTATCCCCTCTGCAGGGCGACAAGCCAGGCATCACATCTATTAATGATACTACATCTACGGTTGCTACTGAAAgacctccaccaccaccaaaatcaCCGCCAGTTTCGAACCTCAATGGTCCTTCTCGTcaacctcctccaccacctcccccGTCTATTGCTGGTATGAAAGGAGCTTCGCATTCTTTACCGCCCCAACCAGCTACTGGCGCACCAGGATTAACACTTAACTCAGTCAGAGAACACACACCACAACCACTCCCTGCCTGCTTAAttccaaaagaaaaagaccCCCAAGCTGTTTTCAGCAAACGAAAAGAATTCAGAATTGTATATGATCCCGAGCTCAGTAAAGACAAATCAAAAGGTAAACAACCAATTTACAAGTACCGGTCCAAGGACGAATCAGACGAAAAAGAACGAAAACCTGTTAATGACCCTCGAAAGCGTGAAAAGTACCATAAATATGCATCAGTTGGTAAGCGCTCTCCTTTTAACAGTCTGCCAGTTCCCAGGTTTATATATGACGAGAACTGGCTTGGTAAGCCACCAGCCACTCGGattcttgtttctggttTGTCCACTCTTACTTCTAAATCATCCGTAGCTGCGGAATTCAAGATCTTTGGTGAGATTGAGTCTTGCGAATTGATCTTAAATCCTGACACGGCAGCATCTTTGGGGTTGTGTCACTTGCGATTCAAGGGCTCTCTTGACAAAGCGCATAAAATAGCTGAGCGCGCTATTTCAGAGTctaagaaaacaaaaatagatTTCCGCCAGATCAaggttgattttgatgataacGGCTCTAAAGCACAGGAAATTGTCGACAAAGTCATTGCTGAGCAGAGGAAAAAGGCCGACGAAGCTGCTAAACAAGCTGCCAAGGCCGCTGCAATCGCAGCTAAAGAGGCTCAGGCTGCGAAAGCTAAGCTCAAGCTGCAAAAGCCGTCTAGCAGGGTATCCACCCCACAGCCAGCATCAACTGCGTCTTCAAGTACACCAACAGCGCCACCTGCATTGGTTGCTGGTGCCCCATTGTCTTCATTTCCATTAATAAAACCAGCTATTATGAAAATCATAGACCGAAGGCCGTACATTATGATTTGTCATGAATTCTTACCGACAGATGATGTTTATCCGTCAGATATCAAGCGAGTTCTTCGCAATTACGACTGGGTTCGTGTGTTGTGTGATGATAATGGGTTCTATATAATTTTCGAGAACGCGAAAGAAGCTCGTCTGTGTCATAATGAAATGGATGGCAAGAAATTGTTTGAATTCAAATTGGCAATGGATTTATATTTAGAAGGTTTTGCCCCCAGAGTCAAAGGTGCAAGTGCTTTATCATCTTTCAGAAGTGACAAGGGCTGGTCTAAgaaggctgctgagaagAAACCACGAGATCCTATCAAGGATGCCACTGAAAGGGTTATCAAAGATCTTCGTGACCTGCTTTGGAAAGATGTCAAGGAACGAATAGTCGCGCCAAAAATCTTTGAATCGCTTGATCCTAGCAGATTCGGTCATATCAAGCGTGAAGTTGCCGCCAAACCCACTCCGAACTCGGTGGCTCCGTCATTCACGaatggtgctgctgctgatagcAATGAAGCCTTTTCAGTTGTGGAGAGAATATCTTTTAATAAGCTTCCTACACTTCCAAGattcaagaaaaagacagttgctgttggtgacGATTCAGCCAAAGTTGCAATGAAAAAATTCAGAAAAGATGCTAGACCTATGAACCATCGGTTGAATTTTGATGAGTCTGATGACGAGAAAGACAGTGAAGTTTCGACTAGGAAACCATCTCCCATTGCAGAGTCAATAACACCTAGTGTTGAACCTGAACCAGTgcccaagaagaagaaatctaaATTAATAAAGAAGAGAGATTTCGACTTTGAGAGCtctggtgaagatgatgagacTGGAAATGAACAGACATTTGCTGTGAAGCTTCTGGACGAAACTATCCCTCCTCCTGAGAAGAAGGTGAAAGTCTCAAGAAAGAAGGCTGTTAAAGCTATACCTTCACCTGTTAAGAAGAAGGGACGACCAAAGAAGGCAGATGAGGAAGAGCTCGTTGATGAAGACACTGGAACGAAGCCTGCTGAGGAGTTGGTTGCTGAATACGAAGAAAAGACTATGGATCAAGGCATTTCTGATTCGGAAATCAACATACCCCATATTGTAGACGCCAAGAGCGGTGTTGACTGGAGTCCCACGGAGACTCCCGGACCATTGACGGTTTGCGGCAAGGAAGATCTAACTGAAGAGGTTGAGTTGCCTGAATTCAAATCTTTTATaaaagatgatgaggacTACGGATTACTTCAAGAAGTTCTACGCGATACTGAACCTGATCCATCAATTGGAAATGCCCAGTACTGGGCATGGAAAAATCTccagatcaagaaaattgaaTACGAGAGCAGGCAAAAGCTGGATACAGTTTCTGGTACACCGCCAGATATGTTGGTTGGAAAATGGGATGCGAATTCTAATGACAGCCGTAGAAGTATTGGCTATTATGAAATCCCCGAGACTGATAAATTCGAATACCTCGAGCACAGACGTAAAATCTCGAAGCCAATTGATACATTACAGCGATATGATCGAGATACATCTctggctggtgctggtggatCGTCTCGTATGAATCGTGTAAATAACAGACGACTGGCGGCTGATATCACTATTCAAAAGCAAATGCTCAGCAGTGAGACGGATattctcaatttcaatcAACTCAAAAAGCGAAAGAAGCCCGTTAAGTTTGCTCGGTCTGCCATCCACAATTGGGGATTGTATGCAGTGGAGCctattgctgctaatgaGATGATTATCGAATATGTGGGTGAAGTCATTCGTCAGCAATTGGCTGATTTGCGAGAACGAAATTATATTCAATCGGGAATTGGATCTAGTTATTTATTCCGTATCGACGAAACTACAGTGGTTGATGCTACTAAAAAGGGTGGTATTGCAAGAGTAAGTAGACTCTTTTCTTCAAACTTTTCTCATTGGAATCTTTACTAA
- the MSH1 gene encoding mismatch repair ATPase MSH1 (DNA-binding protein of the mitochondria; involved in repair of mitochondrial DNA; has ATPase activity and binds to DNA mismatches; has homology to E. coli MutS; transcription is induced during meiosis; GO_component: GO:0032300 - mismatch repair complex [Evidence IBA]; GO_component: GO:0005739 - mitochondrion [Evidence IEA,IEA]; GO_component: GO:0005739 - mitochondrion [Evidence IDA] [PMID 14576278]; GO_component: GO:0005739 - mitochondrion [Evidence IDA] [PMID 15611870]; GO_component: GO:0005739 - mitochondrion [Evidence IDA] [PMID 16823961]; GO_component: GO:0005739 - mitochondrion [Evidence IDA] [PMID 7961998]; GO_component: GO:0000228 - nuclear chromosome [Evidence IRD]; GO_function: GO:0005524 - ATP binding [Evidence IEA,IEA]; GO_function: GO:0003677 - DNA binding [Evidence IEA]; GO_function: GO:0008094 - DNA-dependent ATPase activity [Evidence IDA] [PMID 7961999]; GO_function: GO:0003684 - damaged DNA binding [Evidence IBA]; GO_function: GO:0032139 - dinucleotide insertion or deletion binding [Evidence IDA] [PMID 7961998]; GO_function: GO:0032137 - guanine/thymine mispair binding [Evidence IDA] [PMID 7961998]; GO_function: GO:0000404 - heteroduplex DNA loop binding [Evidence IRD]; GO_function: GO:0030983 - mismatched DNA binding [Evidence IEA]; GO_function: GO:0000166 - nucleotide binding [Evidence IEA]; GO_process: GO:0006281 - DNA repair [Evidence IEA]; GO_process: GO:0006281 - DNA repair [Evidence IMP] [PMID 1334021]; GO_process: GO:0006974 - cellular response to DNA damage stimulus [Evidence IEA]; GO_process: GO:0043570 - maintenance of DNA repeat elements [Evidence IRD]; GO_process: GO:0000710 - meiotic mismatch repair [Evidence IRD]; GO_process: GO:0006298 - mismatch repair [Evidence IEA]; GO_process: GO:0006298 - mismatch repair [Evidence IMP] [PMID 15611870]; GO_process: GO:0043504 - mitochondrial DNA repair [Evidence IMP] [PMID 1334021]; GO_process: GO:0000002 - mitochondrial genome maintenance [Evidence IMP] [PMID 1334021]; GO_process: GO:0007005 - mitochondrion organization [Evidence IMP] [PMID 1334021]; GO_process: GO:0007005 - mitochondrion organization [Evidence IMP] [PMID 15611870]; GO_process: GO:0007131 - reciprocal meiotic recombination [Evidence IMP] [PMID 15590333]), with translation MMVGDLKKTVVLLDQVPTEVAAGSTEADKRPVTRIITAGTLVSESFLNSSENSFIAAIHFSNSHLESIETAPANSPVGVAWLDISVGSFYYQLTTVSELMNEIVRINPKEVLLDSAAKKLNVVGGDWAPQLSELSNFMITYKKFPSSTSFVDYMSRFNQPPAEVLYSVKDADEKSISAMCVLLKYMTENLPGSIIKLKTPEHQTTSEYMKIDSTTRKSLELFESTQNSESVRGTLYNVIDRTVTQSGARLLRSWLSSPLLSVEKIKTRQDYVEYFLERPTLTARLIHSIEKLDDCQRTVQKLGMQKFDVMDLVAVSRSISTIADIHRLVTGEIKAAEKDTSISILKEWYHILDKRLPALQKLSKSIDKSINIEVLEADSNDEGLVEGEPGYGAISPELLELQRGRKAKREAAEFRSILKPTASKKLEKLDLMQGEYLSEMEQLDQKFKTLHDNLKVSLKWAPQYGYHVHISGTESKLGSISNLMIDGHRIKPTKKTIVIQNEEWIQLGLKKDYIQSKREAEEQTILNKLRESALLLADSLRECCVAIDEMDVTSSFSILARERSLVRPTITDDDALCITSGRHMTVEAGLYSTGSQFVANDCDLGGKENPVWMITGPNMGGKSTFIRQVALITVLAQIGCYVPASSATIGIVDRLFCRIGAGDDLYRGRSTFMVEMLETGNILKHATSRSLAILDEVGRGTSGRDGLAVSYATIAHLLDVSKCRCLYATHFGIELADLLAKNSKGHNISFYRTSIRSDFEEQFANAKNGMDFLFDHKLEKGISQNSHGLRIAALAGFPASALAVANSVWDGLGNPNNQ, from the coding sequence ATGATGGTGGGAGATTTGAAGAAAACCGTAGTCTTACTGGATCAAGTTCCCACtgaagttgctgctggttcaaCTGAAGCAGACAAAAGACCAGTTACACGAATCATTACAGCTGGTACTCTCGTGAGTGAATCGTTCTTAAACTCTTCGGAGAACAGCTTTATTGCTGCCATTCATTTTTCGAATTCTCATTTGGAATCTATTGAAACAGCTCCAGCCAATTCTCCTGTAGGAGTGGCATGGCTTGATATCTCAGTAGGCagtttttattatcaactGACTACGGTGTCGGAATTGATGAATGAAATCGTTCGTATTAACCCTAAAGAAGTTTTATTGGACtctgctgccaaaaaaCTCAATGTCGTTGGTGGGGACTGGGCCCCTCAACTAAGTGAATTATCCAACTTCATGATCACATACAAGAAATTCCCTTCATCGACTAGTTTTGTGGACTATATGTCTCGGTTTAATCAACCTCCAGCAGAAGTGCTATACTCAGTCAAAGATGCAGATGAGAAGAGTATAAGTGCAATGTGTGTATTACTTAAATACATGACAGAGAATCTGCCTGGGTCAATCATCAAACTGAAAACCCCAGAGCACCAAACTACATCAGAATACATGAAAATCGATAGCACGACAAGAAAGAGTTTAGAGTTATTTGAGTCCACTCAGAATAGTGAATCAGTTCGGGGGACATTGTACAACGTCATTGATCGAACGGTAACCCAATCAGGAGCAAGGCTCTTACGATCGTGGCTTTCTTCTCCATTACTATCAGttgagaaaataaagacAAGACAAGATTATGTCGAATACTTTCTGGAGCGTCCTACGCTCACTGCCAGATTGATACACAGCATTGAAAAGCTAGATGATTGCCAAAGAACTGTTCAAAAATTAGGAATGCAAAAATTTGACGTAATGGACTTGGTAGCTGTATCTAGGTCCATCTCAACGATAGCAGATATACACCGGCTAGTGACTGGGGAGATTAAGGCAGCCGAAAAGGATACGTCAATTTCGATTTTGAAAGAATGGTACCATATTCTGGATAAAAGACTGCCTGCCCTTCAGAAATTGAGTAAAAGCATAGacaaaagtataaatatcgAAGTTCTTGAAGCCGATTCCAACGACGAAGGTTTGGTGGAGGGAGAGCCAGGCTATGGCGCAATATCACCAGAGCTATTGGAGTTACAACGTGGCCGGAAAGCCAAGCGCGAGGCTGCGGAATTCAGATCAATTCTCAAGCCCACGGCAAGTAAAAAACTTGAGAAACTGGATTTGATGCAGGGAGAGTACTTATCAGAGATGGAACAGTTAGACCAAAAGTTTAAAACTCTACATGACAACTTAAAAGTCTCACTGAAATGGGCTCCCCAGTATGGTTACCATGTTCACATCTCAGGAACTGAATCTAAATTAGGATCTATTTCGAACTTAATGATTGATGGCCATCGAATCAAAcctacaaaaaaaacaatcgTCATTCAAAATGAAGAGTGGATCCAATTGGGCCTAAAGAAAGATTACATTCAAAGTAAAAGGGAAGCAGAGGAGCAGACTATTTTGAATAAACTGCGAGAATCGGCTCTTCTTTTAGCAGATTCACTGCGTGAATGCTGCGTTGCTATAGATGAGATGGATGTGACGAGCTCGTTCTCGATTTTAGCTCGAGAGCGATCGCTTGTGAGGCCTACTATAacagatgatgatgcaTTGTGTATCACCAGTGGACGTCATATGACGGTGGAAGCTGGATTATACTCAACAGGATCTCAGTTTGTGGCAAACGACTGTGACTTGggaggaaaagaaaatccCGTATGGATGATCACGGGTCCCAACATGGGTGGAAAAAGTACATTCATTCGTCAAGTGGCTCTTATTACTGTTCTTGCTCAAATTGGATGCTACGTCccagcatcatcagcaacaatagGAATTGTTGACAGGCTCTTTTGTAGAATTGGAGCTGGGGATGATCTTTATAGAGGAAGGAGTACGTTCATGGTAGAGATGTTAGAAACAGGCAACATTCTGAAACACGCCACGAGTAGATCATTGGCTATTTTGGATGAAGTTGGAAGAGGAACTAGCGGTCGTGATGGATTGGCAGTTTCTTATGCCACAATTGCACATTTACTTGACGTAAGCAAGTGCCGTTGTCTCTATGCTACTCATTTTGGCATCGAGCTTGCCGATTTGTTAGCGAAAAACAGCAAGGGTCATAATATCAGCTTCTACCGCACTTCAATTAGGTCTGATTTTGAGGAACAATTTGCTAATGCGAAGAACGGTAtggatttcttgtttgatCACAAGTTGGAAAAAGGCATTTCGCAGAACTCTCACGGTCTAAGGATTGCGGCATTGGCTGGCTTTCCGGCATCCGCTCTGGCCGTTGCAAACTCAGTATGGGATGGTCTTGGTAATCCTaataatcaataa
- the NAF1 gene encoding Naf1p (RNA-binding protein required for the assembly of box H/ACA snoRNPs; thus required for pre-rRNA processing; forms a complex with Shq1p and interacts with H/ACA snoRNP components Nhp2p and Cbf5p; similar to Gar1p; GO_component: GO:0005654 - nucleoplasm [Evidence IDA] [PMID 12242285]; GO_component: GO:0005654 - nucleoplasm [Evidence IDA] [PMID 12515383]; GO_component: GO:0005634 - nucleus [Evidence IEA,IEA]; GO_component: GO:0005634 - nucleus [Evidence IDA] [PMID 12515383]; GO_component: GO:0030529 - ribonucleoprotein complex [Evidence IEA]; GO_function: GO:0003723 - RNA binding [Evidence IEA]; GO_function: GO:0003723 - RNA binding [Evidence IPI] [PMID 12515383]; GO_process: GO:0000493 - box H/ACA snoRNP assembly [Evidence IMP,IPI] [PMID 12228251]; GO_process: GO:0000493 - box H/ACA snoRNP assembly [Evidence IMP] [PMID 12242285]; GO_process: GO:0000493 - box H/ACA snoRNP assembly [Evidence IMP,IPI] [PMID 12515383]; GO_process: GO:0001522 - pseudouridine synthesis [Evidence IEA]; GO_process: GO:0006364 - rRNA processing [Evidence IEA]; GO_process: GO:0042254 - ribosome biogenesis [Evidence IEA,IEA]) codes for MTETVSCDKNKANIISGPNSVFSEVLPTESTDVQLSEQSDKGMSTTEQQIDASTNLIAENNGLLKAQVPPVSDNTENLDTVPPTVEEDKTQPESTPSVDLALPVASNVDPVPVETVDSTKTTDFLDRALAGEDLAFSSDEEQESKTADSLSSELKSADSDTASEMDEQSESEEDSESQSSSSSGSDSESDSDDDNDNASKQKKDANIDLSDEEDNDQSGPLKTKNEILDVPAPTVPTDFHLTADMPIQYVGELTQVVEKTAIIKAAMSGEFRILGDDSIFCFEDRQLLGVLFETFGRVQAPVYSVKFNSEEEVKSLLPRKGQKVYYVVPASSFVLTETVRAVKGSDASNWHDEEVSERERDFSDDEKEQESKQQNKKKRKRQHKAKERDENAPPSPKNHSGESGHRSRDFKPNNTQHNWQNRRNPPHQNSSHGNSYPGHMPPYPQAPSQQYFPPMPWLPNQYAPHQFNYGFPVPPPLPGMPGMPGLPGMPGMPGMPSMPGMPNMPGMPNMTNVPMMPPMMSHLSNQYQAQQGQQGQQRPRPSDNQNRPSGNTSGLPYGYDEPYVP; via the coding sequence ATGACAGAAACGGTCAGCTGTGACAAGAACAAGGCAAATATTATTTCCGGTCCTAATTCTGTTTTCTCCGAAGTGCTTCCAACGGAATCTACTGATGTACAGCTTTCTGAACAATCTGACAAGGGAATGTCCACAACTGAACAACAAATTGATGCAAGCACTAATTTAATAGCTGAAAATAATGGACTTTTAAAAGCGCAAGTGCCTCCAGTATCAGATAATACAGAAAACTTGGATACTGTACCCCCAACAGTGGAAGAAGATAAAACTCAGCCAGAGTCAACCCCAAGTGTTGATCTTGCATTACCTGTGGCTAGCAATGTAGACCCTGTTCCAGTGGAAACTGTGGACTCGACCAAAACTACCGATTTCCTTGACCGTGCATTGGCAGGAGAAGACTTGGCATTCTCTTCTGACGAGGAGCAGGAAAGCAAAACAGCCGATAGTCTAAGCTCAGAGCTTAAATCAGCTGATTCTGATACAGCCTCGGAAATGGATGAACAATCGGAGTCGGAAGAAGACTCGGAAAGCCAATCCAGCTCATCTTCAGGCTCAGATTCCGAATCTGACTCGGATGACGATAATGACAACGcctcaaaacaaaagaaggATGCTAATATTGATCTCAGCGATGAGGAAGATAATGATCAGAGTGGCCCTTTAAAAACGAAGAATGAGATATTGGACGTACCAGCACCCACAGTCCCGACTGATTTTCATCTGACTGCTGACATGCCTATCCAGTATGTTGGTGAACTGACACAGGTGGTAGAAAAAACAGCAATCATCAAAGCAGCGATGTCCGGAGAGTTTCGTATCCTTGGCGACGATTCGATATTTTGCTTTGAAGATCGACAACTTCTGGGAGTTTTGTTCGAAACTTTTGGACGTGTACAAGCACCTGTGTATTCGGTAAAGTTCaattctgaagaagaggtaAAGTCACTCTTGCCAAGAAAAGGTCAAAAGGTTTACTATGTTGTTCCTGCCTCATCATTTGTCCTGACTGAAACCGTACGGGCTGTAAAGGGTTCAGATGCAAGTAATTGGCATGACGAAGAAGTTTCGGAACGTGAGCGAGATTTCTCCGATGACGAGAAGGAGCAAGAAAGCAAAcagcaaaataaaaagaagagaaagagacaGCATAAAGCGAAGGAGCGTGATGAAAATGCACCTCCTTCTCCAAAGAATCATAGCGGAGAATCTGGCCACCGGTCAAGAGATTTCAAGCCAAATAATACTCAGCATAATTGGCAGAATCGTAGAAATCCACCACATCAGAACTCTAGTCATGGAAATTCATATCCTGGACACATGCCCCCATATCCTCAAGCACCGTCACAACAATATTTTCCACCTATGCCATGGCTACCCAACCAGTATGCTCCGCATCAGTTCAATTACGGATTCCCTGTTCCGCCACCACTACCAGGAATGCCAGGTATGCCAGGTTTGCCAGGTATGCCAGGAATGCCAGGTATGCCAAGTATGCCAGGTATGCCAAACATGCCAGGCATGCCAAATATGACCAATGTACCAATGATGCCCCCTATGATGTCGCACCTTTCTaatcaatatcaagcaCAGCAAGGACAGCAGGGACAACAGAGACCACGTCCTTCGGACAATCAGAATCGCCCATCAGGAAACACGAGTGGTCTTCCCTATGGATACGACGAACCTTATGTACCATAA